From the Corythoichthys intestinalis isolate RoL2023-P3 chromosome 6, ASM3026506v1, whole genome shotgun sequence genome, the window TGATTAAAGCAAAGGCGTCAACATTGTGAGGGACGATACAACAacgtaacctgcatgtacacaggACATTAATCAGACCAAAAAGATTGGGTgagcgggggtcagggctacatttctgacAAATATGAAccgaattaattgataggctaaatgatcaatgcaaaaataaatattctcttatagtggtatgaaaaagtatctgaaccttttggaattactaacatttctgcattaaatcaccatcaaatgtgatctgatctttgtcaaaatcaaataagtaagtgaaccatcacatttaatattttgtgccccccccccccccccccccccctttggcagcaataacttcaaccagacgctttctgtagctgcagatcagtctgacacatcgatcaggactaatcttggcccattcttctttccAAAACTGATATatttcagtcagattcttgggatgtctggcatgatttgctgtctttaggtcatgccacagcatctgaaTGGGGTTCAAGCccgaactttgacttggccagttcagaacgtgtattttgttcttctgaaaccattctgaaggttatttacttctatgttttggatcattgtctgcagcatccatcctctttttagcttcaactgtctgacagacagcctcgggTTTTCATGCAAAACgtcctgataaacatttgaattcattcttccactgATGATTGCAAGATGTCCAGGCCCTGATagagcaaacagccccaaatcatgatgctccctccaccatgcttcactgtggggatgaggtgttgatgttggtgaactgttccatttttcctccgcacatgaagttgtgtgttgctcccaaacaatccaactttggtttcatcaacttctgtggagttccaagtgcctttttgtgaacattaaacgagcaacaatgtttttagacaactgtggcttcctccatggaataCTGCCATGAACACCAATCTtaaccatagttttacatatagttgatgtgtgcacatagatattggactgccagtgatttctgtaagtctttagcagacactctagggttcttttttacctctctgagtattctccgcttaactcttggcatcatcttttgtGTACGTCCACTCctagggagagaagcaacagtgccaaattctctccatttgtagacaacttctctgactgtcgattaatgaacatccagacttggatggttttgtgtcctttttcagctttatacaaatcaacaatctttaatcgcaggtcttcagagagctcttttgacctagccatgatgcacatcagacaatgcttctcatcaagataattcttaccaggtgtgtgttttatagtgggcagggcagctttaaaccactcatcagtgattgggcacacacatgacttaaataaaattggtttcaattgctctttaagtctcctttgggAGAGGGTTAACTTACTGGTAGGgtttttccgatcatgtttttttgatccgatcccgatcgttttagtttgagtatctgccgatcccgatatttcccgatcagatttcttttttttgctcccgattcaattccaatcattcccgataatttttcccatcatgtgagagggatccacggatagaaagacttgtgacgttgtatattgtgaccaaatattgccatctagtgtatttgttgagctttcagtaaatgatactgtagccatgctcaaattcatgatgggaagtggaaccatgactgtgcgtagtgctaacaATTGATAGATCTTCTCGGCGTTGGgatataacataaggtgttaagtaaggtgttaagaaaaagatcaattgctaccttgcttcgccacattgcttcccatgatattcctaatcgtagggagagggactgtaaggctttagccaattaaaaaaaggctccaaaggctgccaaaattcactctactcattttacgctgcctttcatctctctatataggtaaaacggcgccattacagattgagcgcgacaatgcgtgggtgggtcgtgcagcgcatacattaattgcgtcaaatattttaacgtgatacattttttttaaaaatcgggataaatttgatagcctaaaccaaagactttggatgagtgtaacatattatgtttgtaacgttaatacaattagaaaacgatttaattaaaaaatgtatatatatattaaaaaaaggcatggccgatatttttttgccgattccgatactttgaaaatgacgtgatcccgatcgatcgggacatttcTACTTACCGgtacttgtttttttcctcttctgttattgtttgaatattatcttcattcaaatatgaaaacctataaatgtatgggtgatttttttgttaaagcagacactgtttttccatctgtgtgattttgaaaaagataagcataagattttatgatgattttatgcagaaattgtatgttccatgcctgaatgtgcctctttagttgtatgggggacgggaaactgaagcGGGAACgggaagcatatgcttcatctcgtccacctttgtcgtcttcttcggtttcttcgggcaaatcatatcacattttgtaattgtcaatgatactgatgatgatgacaataaaattccataaaataaaaaaaaatgtgagaaattactagaggttcagatactttttcataccactgtatactaactttcatgttttCATATTGCTTCAGGTTATACaccattcaattcaaacctttattaaaaaaaaaaagaaagaaaaaaactactCAAGAAACATTtgcaaaacttccagaataaatgtctgtatTCAACTTAACCTATGTATTAGTAATACATTGCTTTATTTGGTTGTCTCTCCATCTTATTCTCCCTTATTTTCTTTCATCTCTAAAGTGCATCAGTGGGTTGAGCAattctgaaaaaaaatctaaatcaggATGAAACTTTCTATCTccattatgattaatgtatagTAATGTAAAGTGAAATCCCCAGGTTGTCTGCCAAACATCACTCGAAACGCCATCGTGAATTGCTGCGAGATGGTCACCTATGACATCATCAAGGAGCGTATCCTGCGTTCCGGGCTGATGACTGGCAAGTAGAATCTCGCGCACGATGAAAGATCACCACTACATATTCCTAACGCCTATCTTCCTAACCCTGCCACTTTAGATGACATGCCCTGCCACTTCACGGCTGCCTTCGCCGCCGGCTTCTGCACCACCGTGGTGGCGTCTCCGGTGGACGTGATCAAAACGCGCTACATGAACTCCCTACCTGGACAGTATAGCGGCGCCATTAATTGCGCTTTCACTATGCTGTTCAAAGAAGGACCCACAGCCTTCTATAAAGGGTACTTTTGTGTTGTATGAAAAACAAAGACTAAAAGTGCATATCTCATTTTATattttcctcattttttttagattccTGGCCTCCTTCTTGCGCTTGGGCTCGTGGAACATAGTTATGTTTATGAGCTACGAGCAAATCAAAAGAGGGATAGCAAGACTGCACAAGTCCCTGGAGTCGCGGCTTTAACCCGTCCAACCGGTTGTCGTTTTGTAGGGGAAAACTTGACATTACCGCTAAGATACATAAATCATATACTATCGTACATGGCGCGGGATGGTCGCCATTGAGCTATGAACTGGCCCGGGTAGGGCTCCGTTGTTTAATGTTACACACCTATTTACATACTCAGAGCATAAATATTTACCTAATCAagtcagaaaatgaatgaaagaatgTCTTGTCATATTtaacccaaaaaaaattttgcGCTCCTTCCCCCTGTGAAAATTTTTTACTTAGTATTCTCACAGAATTTTTCAATTGTAAATAATAAAAGTACGTACTAATGTCAGTACAGTACATTTGAGTACATTTATTTTCTTGTATTTGAGAAAAGAATTGCTAATTCATTTGATTTTGATGAGAATGCAACTAAGTAATGAGAGTAATATAAATGTAACATACTATAACATATTTatggtagctttttttttttttttttaaatctacctCGGTTGAGAATGGCccaatctatttaaaaaaaaaaaaagagagagagagagacagagaatgTACCTTTTAAAGCAAGAATGTTTGCACTATTTGTTTGAGCTATTTTCTTcagttttgaataaaaaaaagtctcctAAAATCATAGATTTgaaatttttattctatttttcatTGTCTTCTGATACAACTGtgtattaaacatttttttgtctcattacattaaaataagaaatacagtacaaaaCAGATGGAGTAAATCATTCattcaaatcatttttttccttttgtaatatgaaaaaaaaaaaaaaaaaaatggtttggaAGGATGTTCTCTggttagatgagacaaaagtagagctttttggggaaacagtttacagggggaaaaaaacatggcgaaggttccctgatgttttgaggttgctttgcttcctctggcactggactgcttgaccgtgtgcatggcattatgaagtcctaagactaccaacaaattttgaggCATAATGTagtgcccagtgtgagaaagctgggtctccctcagaggtcattggTCTTCTAGCAggccaatgacccaaaacacactttaaaaagcactagaaaatggtttgaaggAAAGCACTTAGGCAGGTTGCTAACCGTTATATGCTATTGTTTGGCCACAACAGGATTTTACCTTATTACTCcttatccttcacacagccgttggacacagaaatgttgtttaaaccatctgcaggtgacagagagatcaggattttacgacactgtgcgggtgtgctctcatcctcatgggaaacgcagtcttccttcaggcaaaacactacctctTAGTtatctagtgttgctttaagggttaaagcggGAAATTCGTATAAGACGATAACACTGTTCATCTCCGTGTGTGCGCCCTATTTGCAGTTGAATTTTCAATTTCAAGGAATCGCTATATTTTTCATATGAAATTTGTATTGAAACTTGTGTTACCCCAGGGCCGTTTGTAGTCTTACAGAAATTGTGGTAAACTGAACATGGACCTATGCAGAAAACTGCAATTACCTCTTTTGGAGGATTGACAAAGTATTGAAACGAGGGTCTCTTTGAATATCTGTGGCACAATAAAGCTAAAAAATGTAACTTGCTCTGATCCTTTTTCTTAATCAAGTTTTGTTTGCTATaaaaagctcagtcagtcagtcatatGCAAACAGGCTGAAAAGATACAAATCTTTCCTTTGTTAGTTGAgctaaaacaacatttaaatGTTGCATTTATGGGAGGCAAACTAGAAATTTCCATGGGCATAATGTCTACAGAATCGTCTTTGTTCACAGAATTGAATCCTATTTGTCGAACCTGATTGCTGGCTGTTCAAGTTTTTCAGGATTGTTATCTCCGCAGACAGTGGCGTGTTTTCCTGTAAACTTAAGCCCGCCCAAAAGcaccagtggcggaacaaatgtgaacagggccacGGGTGCGATGAGTAGCAACAGCCCCCCCACCGCTCGCACCTGGTATTTTAACacctgtacagtatattacagCTATAAGttaggatcgggacatctctagctcCGATCtactccgatcacgtcattttcaaagtatcggaatcagcaaaaaaatatcggacatgcctttttttaaatatatatatattttttaattaaatcgttttctaattgtatttaacgttacagacataatatgttacactcatccagagtctttagtttaggcttaaggtagggttatcaaatttatcccgttaacggtgataattcatgttttttaaaatgtatcacattaaaatatttaacgcatgcgctgaacgacccactcacgcattgtcgttttacctatatttagagctaaaaggcagcgtaaaatgagtagagtgaattttggcagcctttggagcctttttttaattggctaaagccttacaatccctctccctatgattagaaatatcgcgggaagcaatgttgggaagaaaggtagtatttgttctttttcttaacaccttatgttatttcccaacgcagaaaagatataaatcaattggtgccactacgcacagtcatggttgcacttcccatcatgcatttgggcagaagagttaaatggctacagtatcatttactgaaagctcaacaaatacactaggtggcaaaatttagtcacaatatactaagtcacatttatcctttaagaattatgagtctttctatccgtggatccctctcacagaaagaatgttaataatttaaatgtcatcttgaggatttattgtcataataaacaaatacagtacttatgtactgtttgttgaatgcatatattcgtccgagttttattcattttttttcttaatgcattgccaaaatgtatatgatcgggaaaaattatcgggaatgattggaattgaatcgggagcaaaaaacagcaatcggatcaggaaatatcgggatcggcagatactcaaactaaaacgatcgggatcggatcgggagcaaaaaacatgatcggaacaaccctactataagcatcatcttacctttctgtttgacacATCCCTCACCCAACCACGCCCACTTTACACCAACAAACTGGGCTCTGTAGAGGCTGAGGTGCAACCAAGCACCTCTTTTTTCAAGCGTAGTGTTTTCTTAGATACTGAGTCATGACATTTTCACACCGACCCCTTATTTTCTTGAGGTAAAAAAACATTATGAAGGTTGAATGGCTTCTTATGAGGAGATCAGTAGCTGAGAGTGATACAGCTGTCTGCTTGCAATTTGGATGGTGCTACAAATGCAAACTGTTTTTGTGAAGGCAGCCACTAGGATAGGAGTCGAGaatctttttggctgagagagccatgaacaccacattttttaaaaacgtaaatcagtgagagccatacaataagtttaaaactaaaaatacagtacaagtaatgtgtgcatcttatgtaatttcaacactttcaaGGTACAAGGGTTTGTGTTagtctgaattatttttaataacatcGTTacgctgttgctaatcaatgatgggtatttcttaccattaatgcgacttctggtgctgcgtgcgtttgctgatggctttgtagtctggttgatacttggtggggttaagcttcatgcaggctTTGAGAAACTTGGGAtgcgtctcttttcatgttaaCGAAGTGCCACAAATCCTGATTTTCCCCACCACgcacggagcaccatcagtgcacaccgaaacaagttgatccatcagtagatttttttattttgcgaaCTCactgaaggacttgaataaatcctcccctcttgttgtccctttcatagtcaaaaccttgcaatcacactgaattgggataaattgcttacgtctactgactcatccaaagcgagacaaaaaacggtgccgcatttatgtccttcacttgcgttgcctcaatttgatttgGCATCATGACGGTCATTATTTGAAAAGTTGTCAAAAACTCCACTAAGGCAAATTCCTCTGTCGGTTCCCGCTAAAAACTACAtactcctcgtctttttttctgtttcccatcttctcaaaagggtttctaaaattagatgaCAAACGCGGGAAATGAAACTAAAACCGTGGGAAGTTTACTTCACGCACATCGGCCGCTATTTTTGAAAGCAAAATACTgcaaccccacttgaacagtgtctctgcctcatctgcgttgccaaTGTGATTGATAGATGAATAAAAATATAGATAGATACAATGACATggatgtttgccactttcccactgaaattgctgcgaaccggctttctagtcgccggTTGTAGTAACGTttcccatgatcaccctgggctcactcagccaatggcatgggacttggggggatctaacgtagcacatctaggttgctatttgatgatatttaATGCTAATTGCGCAAGTGTTGTcggtgcattaaaaaaattaacatacacTGCTCATTACtggacaacaccagcatataacCGGTGACTGTTGCTGTTTCGCACAATCCGCAAAGGATAataacgaaacttttttttgttttgttgttgtaataATTAAAGAtatggttgttccgatcatgtttttttgctcccgatccgatccccatcgttttagtttgagtatctgccgatcccgatatttcttgatcagattgcttttttttgctcccgattcaattccaatcattcccgataatttttcccgatcatatacattttagtaatgcattaagaaaaaaatgtatacaacccagacaaatatatacattcaacatacagt encodes:
- the LOC130917479 gene encoding mitochondrial uncoupling protein 2-like isoform X2, encoding MADGGRSADLQPSVLVKIFSAGAAGCVADLVTFPLDTAKVRLQIQGEAKPLVRGQRATYQGVFGTIFTIVNSEGARGLYNGLIAGLHRQMSFASVRVGLYDTMKHFYSSGSESCLPNITRNAIVNCCEMVTYDIIKERILRSGLMTDDMPCHFTAAFAAGFCTTVVASPVDVIKTRYMNSLPGQYSGAINCAFTMLFKEGPTAFYKGFLASFLRLGSWNIVMFMSYEQIKRGIARLHKSLESRL